Proteins encoded by one window of Bacillus rossius redtenbacheri isolate Brsri chromosome 3, Brsri_v3, whole genome shotgun sequence:
- the LOC134530072 gene encoding cbp/p300-interacting transactivator 4-like: MRAGLCGVLLLLMAASGVEEGSQQESQRRDSYLEAYEDSHGLDDSDNEVEFEPSPAYHSPSHPPHYPPARPSYSTHPSPSYSPPTPSYGPPTPSHGPPKPAYGPPSPSYSPTPSYGPPSPSYGPPTPSSYGLPSPSYSPPTPSYRPPSPSYGPPSGHAYSPAYGAPFSILTGLLEKLDIHTILSIVLKVTIFKLIVKFIAILCLLLFIPKFEKISDAGSSGNNGGGSNGNSTDMDDERSLWSRSGRNARMDGLTRLVWTALDDKGRSCSDTGRAMSCLGSRNTFTRLPGKYVPTAQTTVLKRTNSTTKLRKVK; the protein is encoded by the exons ATGCGTGCTGG ATTGTGTGGAGTGCTGCTGCTGCTAATGGCAGCAAGCGGCGTGGAAGAAGGTAGCCAGCAGGAGAGCCAGAGGAGGGACTCGTACCTGGAGGCCTACGAGGACTCGCACGGCTTGGACGACAGTGACAATGAAGTAGAGTTCGAGCCATCTCCGGCCTATCACTCACCCTCGCACCCGCCACACTATCCTCCCGCCCGTCCTTCGTACAGCACGCATCCGTCACCATCTTACAGTCCACCAACACCATCTTACGGTCCACCGACGCCATCGCACGGCCCACCGAAGCCAGCTTATGGCCCACCATCACCATCTTACAGTCCAACGCCATCGTATGGCCCACCATCACCATCTTACGGTCCACCGACGCCTTCTTCTTATGGCTTGCCATCACCATCTTACAGTCCACCAACTCCATCCTACCGTCCACCGTCCCCATCTTATGGCCCGCCCTCGGGCCACGCCTACAGCCCTGCATACGGCGCACCCTTCTCCATTTTGACTGGCCTTCTGGAGAAGCTAGACATTCACACCATCCTCTCAATTGTGCTGAAGGTAACCATTTTCAAGCTAATCGTCAAGTTCATCGCCATACTGTGCCTACTGCTGTTCATACCCAAGTTTGAGAAGATCAGCGACGCTGGGAGCAGCGGCAACAATGGCGGCGGTAGCAACGGGAACTCCACGGACATGGATGACGAGAGGAGCCTTTGGAGCCGCTCAGGCAGAA ACGCACGGATGGACGGCCTGACGAGACTGGTGTGGACCGCTCTGGACGACAAAGGCCGGTCTTGCAGTGACACCGGTCGGGCGATGAGCTGCCTCGGCTCCAGGAACACCTTCACAag GTTGCCGGGAAAGTACGTCCCAACCGCACAAACAACGGTACTGAAGAGAACCAACTCCACCACAAAACTGCGGAAAGTGAAATGA